From Candidatus Omnitrophota bacterium:
CCTCGACCTGAAACGCTACCCTCCGGACGGCCAAGGCGTCTACCGCGGCATAGACCTCGCTAAAGAGCCGCGCATCTCCGTGGTATTTTCAAGAGGATGCGTAGGCGACTGTAATTTTTGTTCCAACAGGCTGATGTGGAAAAGATGGAGGCACCGTTCCCCGGAAAACATGCTCGGGGAGTTGGAGCTTTTGAATAAGACCTTCGGCATAAAGCACATCCATTTCAATGACGACTGCTTTTCAGTGGATAAGAAAGCGGCTATAGGCCTGTGCCGCGGCATCGCGGACAGGAAACTGGATATAGTCTTTGACATCGTTACGCGCACGGATTGTGTCGATGCCGAAATATTACAGGCATTGAAAGACGCCGGCTGCTATAGTATCAGTTACGGCGTGGAGACGGCCTCTCCGATCCTGCTTAAGATCATGGGAAAACCGATAAATACAAAAAAACAGGAAGAGGCCATAAAATTAACAAATTCGTTCGGGATAAGGACCCTGGTCCTCCTCATTGCCGGCTGCGTCGGAGAGACGTGGGAGACGATCAACGAGACCGTGGATTCCATGGACCGGGCGCAGCCCTCGGCGGTCGGCATAGCTAACGGACTGATGATATTCCCCGGCACAAAGGTCTACGATATAGCCAAGAAGAACGGCGTGATCGATGACAGTTTTTGGCTGACAGATTATGCCTGGAAGATGTATACTTTTGAAAACTCCCCTTTATGGCTGGATATCTTCAGCCGCGCGCTTGAGACGAGGCGGAGGTTGTCCCGGTCCCGGATCGTTAATTTGATCAGGAACCACAGGTTCGTCTCGCGCCGGATCGGGCGCAGGATAAAGGACCTTCTTATGGGATTCGGACTGGCGAAACAGGGAACGGCAGGCGGCAAATACAAGGTGGTCCGGTAGAAGCCGCCAATCGCTTACTAAACGGAGGATACATGAGATATATCAAGGTCGTGATGGTTTTCCTGGCGATAACGGTCCTGGCGGCAAATATCTCTTATGCCGCAGGCGCGAACAAAAAAATAAAAGTCGGCGTAAGCGTCGCTACGATGAAAGAGGCGGTATATTCTTTTATGAAGAAGGCGATGATGGATAATAAGGATAAATATAACGCGGAGATCTACTGGGTCGCGGCAAATAACGACGAGATGGCCCAGGTTGCCAATGTCGAAGACCTTCTGGCGCAGGGCATCGACGTCCTGATCCTGCACCCGGTCAATACGGTCGCGGCCGGGAGCCTCGTTGAGAAGGCGAGAAAAGAGAACGTGCCGGTAATCTCGATGGACAGGCTGCCGGTCAACGCCAACGTAAATTGCCACGTCACCGCTAACAGCTTCCTCGTCGGGCAGACGCAGGCTAAGTATCTCGCGGAAAAGCTTAACGGGAGGGGGAACGTCGTCATCCTCGAGGGAGAGTCGGGTAACGATGTTGCGAAGGAGATAACCGCCGGAAATAAAGATATCCTGAAGAATTATCCGGGCATGAAGATAGTCGTGGACCAGACGCATAAGGCGTGGTCGAGGAACCTGGCGATGGCTACAACCGAGAACGCGCTGACGAATTACAATAACGATATACAGGGTATATCGGCCAACAACAGCGGAATGATAATGGGCGCGGTCCAGGCTATCCTCGCCGAGGGCCTGAAAGGCAAGATAATCACGGTCGGCTCGGACGCGGACAAGGACAGCTGCCAGGCGATAATCGACGGCACGAACAGCGCCGATGTCGACAAGATGCCCTATCATCTGGGGTTGATCAGTTTTCAGGTTGCCATCAGCATCGCCAAAGGGGCAGAGATTGAATCCGATGCGATGGTCCAGAACGGAAAATATAAAGTGCCGGTAAAATTCACGCCGGTCCGCCTCATCACAAAAGAGAACGTCAAAGAGATGAAAGACCGCTGGCCCGATCTGAAATTTTAAGGTCATCAAATTGGAAAACCCGGTTATTTTAGAGACTAAGAACATCACGAAAGACTTTCCCGGCGTCCGCGCCCTGGACAGCGTCTCTTTCCAGCTTAAGAAAGGCGAAGTCCTGGGATTGGTCGGCGAGAACGGTGCCGGTAAATCTACCCTCATGAAGATATTCAGCGGCGCGTATCCCGCCAACACTTACGACGGCGAGATCTCCATAGAGGGCAAGCGCTGCATTTTCAACGGCCCGAAAGATTCCCAGGGCGCCGGCATAGCCATCATCTACCAGGAATTGAACCTCATCCCCGAGCTTACGGTCGCGGAAAATATATTTTTAGCCCGCGAGCCGACGGTCGGAAAGACAGACATCGTCGACCGTAAAAAACTTTTCAGCCAGGCAAAAGACCTGCTCGACCTGCTGAATATCCCCATACCCGCCCAAGAACAAATAAAGAACCTGAGTATCGGCAAGCAGCAGATGGTCGAGATAGCAAAGGCCCTCTCCTACCAGGCGAAGATCCTTATCCTCGATGAGCCGACGAGCGCCCTGACCGAGCAGGAAGTCGAAGTCCTCTTGAAATTGATAGATTCGCTGCGCGCCCGCGGCGTCAGCATGATATATATCTCACATAAACTCGACGAGATATTCAAGATCACCGACACCGTGACCGTGATGCGCGACGGAAAGACCGTTGCCTCCAGGCGCACCCCTGAATTGGGCCGGCAGGAGATGGTCGCGCTCATGGTCGGCCGGAACATAGAAGATATGTATCCCAAGAAAGCTGCCGCGGAAGGCGATGTAGTCCTGGAAGTGAAAAATCTGTTTGTTTCCCACCCATTCCTTGCCGGGGAAAAAGTGGTCAAAGATGTGAGTTTTAAAGTGAGAAAAGGGGAGATACTCGGGATATCCGGCCTGATGGGCTCGGGCAGGTCTGAATTGGTCACTTCGATCTTCGGCGCATTCCCCGCGGATTCAACCGGAGAGGTGCATATCGGGGGCAAACAAGTCAAGATACGCTCCCCGTATGAGGCGATAAATTACGGCCTCGGGCTGGTGACCGAAGACCGCAAGTTATTCGGCCTCGTCCTCGGAATGCAGGTAGGGGAGAATATCACGCTCTCCTGCCTGGAAAAATTAAGCTGGCGCCAGATAATAATGCGGCGCCGGGAAAATGAGTTGATAAACAAATATATAGGCGCCTTGAGGGTAAAGACGCGCAGTTCGGAGACGGTAGTCAATACGTTGAGCGGCGGCAACCAGCAGAAAGTCGTCATCGCCAAATGGCTCGCCACCAATCCCAAAATTCTTTTACTGGACGAGCCGACGCGCGGCGTGGATGTCGCCGCGAAAGCCGAGATATACCAATTGATGACCAATCTTGCCGGCGAAGGATTGGGTATAGTCATGGTCTCCTCCGACCTTCCCGAAGTAGTGAGCATGAGCGACAGGATACTGATAATGCACGAGGGCCGGATGGTAAAGGAACTGCAAAAAAATGAAGCCACGCAGGAGAAGATAATGTTCTACGCGACGGGGGGCAAATGAAAAACCAGGGTAAAAGCGGCATCGGCCGGGTCATCATCGGGAAATACGGCAATTTAATAGGCCTTGTTGTTTTGATAGTCCTGACGACGATATTGACGAACGGCATGTTCTTTACCCAGAGGAACCTTATTAATGTCCTGCGCCAGGTATCGGTGAACGGCATACTTGCCGTCGGCATGACGCTGGTCATCATCACCGGCGGCATCGACCTGTCTGTAGGTTCTGTGGTGGCCCTGACCGGCATCATCGCGGCGTTGCTGCAGCCGCAAGGGACCGCGGCGGCGATCGTCCTTACCCTGTTGGCAGGAGCGGCGATCGGAGGATGTAATGGTTTCTTCGTAACGAAATTCAGGATACCCTCATTTATCATTACCCTGGGCATGATGACGATCGCCAGGGGCCTTGCCTTGGTATTTTCAAAGGGCGAGGCGATATCAGGGCTTAACGACAGCTTCTCGGCTATAAGTGAAAGTTATATTTCTCCGTCCGTCTCCCTTACGGTCTTTGCCTTTCTAGCTCTCCTTACCGTATTCTTATTTGTTAAAGAAAGAAAAAGCTCAGGATACGAAAGAAAAATATTTACTTTCAATTTTATCGGCGCGATGAGCATCCTGTTTATTGCGGCTGCCGTCGCCGTCCTGGTATGGCTGATAGGGTTCCGCGGCATGCCCGCCGGTGTCGCGGTGTTTTTAGGTATAGCGTTCCTCGGCGCTTATACGCTTAACCAGACGAGGTTCGGCCGTTATGTATATGCTATCGGAGGCAATGAAGAGGCGTCGCGGCTCTCCGGCATAAACGTCAAACTGGTCAAGTTCCTGGTCTTTCTCATCATGGGCGTCCTGGCCGCGGTCTCGGGCATGGTCCTGGCCGCGCGCCTTAATTCCGGCGTCCCGACTTCGGGAGTGATGTTCGAATTGGACGCCATCGCCTCGGTCGTCATAGGCGGGACAAGCCTCTCCGGCGGTTACGGCAGCGTCGGCGGCTCGATAATAGGCGCTTTTATAATCGGGACGCTGAATAACGGGATGCAGCTATTGCACATAGATCCTTTTTACCAGGAGATCGCCAAGGGCGTCATAATCATAGGCGCGGTCCTGATGGACAGGAAAAAGAAGTAAACCTTTTGTTCCGCCCCGCGTCTAATTTAGCAGGAAAAGGGAAGATTACCACACCTGCTAAAAGGAGGCGGAGATGAAGAGCATAGCGATAGCGTTAGCGGCAGCGGCACTTTTAAGTTTTTCGGCGACGTCGTTCGCGAGCAGCTGGGATATGGTCGGGAAGGTCCTGACCGGCATCGAAGGGGCGAGGATATTAACGGGCGGAAAGTTCGATGTCATCGGCAGCGTTATGGATGTTACCAACATCAGGCAGGACCGCGGCGCGACCGTTGTCGAAAAGCGCGTTTATGTGGTCGAGCAGCAAGCCCCATGCAAACGTGTCTGGGTACCGACGTATTCTTGCAGGGAAGAGTGGGTCCCGGCCCATTGGGAGCGCGACACGAGAAAAGGAAAAATCTTCATCGAAGGCCACTATGTGACGTATAAAGTCGAGAACGGCGGGTATTGGGTGAATGAATACCCCCGGCAGGAGAGGTACGCGAGACAGGGCAGCAGGGGCTGCCGTTAAGAAAAAGCATATATAGTTCTGCAACGGGCCGGATCTAACCATCCGGCCCGTTTTGTTAAGGCCCATAAAAAGCTGGATATGGCCGGAAAAATAAGGTATAATCTGTGCTCTTCTAGCCAAAGGTGAACCCATGGGCGTTTTATCCAATATATTAATAAGTGTTTTTATCGTAAGCGCTATTTCGCTTATAGGTATATTTACGCTGCTGTTCAAGAACAAGTCGCTCGACAAGTTATTCTTCGTGCTGGTGAGTTTTGCTACCGGCTCGATGCTCGGTGCGGCTTTTTTGGACATTCTTCCGGAGGCGGTGGAGAAGGCCTCGCCGGAAATGGTATTCGGGAGCGTGCTTCTCGGCATAATGGTCTTTTTTTTGATGGAGAAGTTCCTCTATTGGTATCACTGCCACGAAGGGGAATGTGATGTCCACCAGTTCACGTATTTGAATCTTGTGGGCGACAGCATACATAATTTCCTCGACGGCGTGATCATAGCAGCGGCCTTCTTAACGAGCACGTCGGTCGGCGTCATAGCGACAATAGCGATAGTGATGCATGAGATACCGCAGGAGCTGGGGGATTTCGGTATACTCGTCTACGGCGGCTTCAGCAAAGTCAAAGCGCTGATATATAATTTCATCACCGCCCTTACCGCAGTCGTCGGGGCGGTAATAGCGTATTTTTTCCTGGACAAGATAACGGGCTTTACGCCTTTCATGCTTGGGATCGCCGCGGGAGGCTTTATCTATATCTCCTGCACGGACCTTATCCCGGAACTTAACAAAGAAAGAAAGGTTACCAAGTCTGCACAGCAATTCGTCTTAATGCTGCTCGGAATGGGACTTATACTGGCCGGTAAGATATTCTTCAAAGAATAGCCTCCGCCTTAACCCAATAAAAATATGATAAAACAGGAAAACATAAGGAACATAGCCATCATTGCGCACGTCGACCACGGTAAGACTACGCTTGTCGACGCCATATTGAGGCAGACGCACGTCCAGCGCAACATCGAGGAGATGGGCGAGTGCATCATGGACTCGATGGACCTGGAGCGCGAACGCGGCATCACGATACGCGCGAAGAACGCGAGCGTCACCTATAAGGGAGTGAAGATCAACATAGTCGATACTCCGGGCCACGCGGATTTCGGCGGGGAGGTCGAGAGGATCCTGCGCATGGTCGACGGCGTCCTGCTCCTGGTCGACGCGAAAGACGGCCCTATGCCGCAGACGCGTTTTGTCCTTCGCAAGGCCCTGGAGCTCGGCCTTAAGGCGATAGTGGTCATCAATAAAGTCGACCTTGCCGACGCGCAGATAGATGACGTGCTCAACAGGACATTCGACCTTTTTGTGGAACTTAACGCGAGCGACAAGCAATTGGATTTCCCGATAATTTACGCTTCCGCCATAAGGGGCACCGCGACCGTCGACATGAGGCTCCCCTCGGAAAATATTTCTCCGCTTCTCGATACAATAATCAAGAAGGTAGACCCCCCGAGTGTCGATCCGAAGGCGCCTTTACAGATATTGATCCTGGCCCTGCTGGGAGACTTTTATAAAGGGAAGATGGGGATAGGAAAGATCACCGGCGGCTCGTTAAAGGTCGGCAGCAATGCCGCGCTGATCCGCAAGGACGGCAGTAAAACAGTATCCAAGATCACGGCGATCCTGACATACGAGGGCCTCGAACGCATCGAACGCGAATCCGCCATAGCCGGAGAGATCGTGGCCGTCGCGGGTTTTAACGATATAGGGATAGGAGATACGATCACCGACCCGGAGAACCCCGTGCCGCTTACCCCTCCGGAGATAGACGAACCGACGGTCCAGATGACCTTCGGTGTAAATAAAAGCCCGTTCGCCGGAAGGGAAGGCAAGTTCGTCACTTCCCGCGCGATACGCGACAGGCTTTTCAAGGAGACCGAGACGAATGTCTCGCTCAGGATCAATGAGACTGAGGCCTCGGACACTTTTCTTGTATCCGGGCGCGGGGAGTTGCATCTCGCGATCCTGGTCGAGCAGATGCGCCGCGAAGGATTCGAGCTCCAGGTATCGCAGCCCGAGGTCATTTACCATGAAAAAGGCGGCATAAAACAGGAACCCTTCGAATTTTTGGCCATTGAAGTACCTGCGGAGTACCAGGGTTCGGTGATAGAAGAGGTCGGCCGCAGGAAAGGGAAATTAAAGCATGTCTCGCAGAGCGCGACCGGTTCGCTCCATCTAGAATACCAGATATCCACGCGCGGGATCATAGGGCTCAAGGGCGCGCTTATGACCAAGACACGCGGCATGGCGGTCATAAACCACGTCTTCGACGAATATAAACCAGTAGAAGAGGGAGCGTTCAATACGGGCTCGCGCGGCTCGCTGGTCGCTATCGAACCGGGCGTATCCACGGCTTATGCTCTGGAGAACGCGCAGCAGCGGGGCGAATTATTTATCGGTCCCAATGTAGAGGTCTATGAGGGGATGATAGTGGGAGAGAACCCGCGCGGCGAGGACATGCCGCTCAGCCCCTGCAAAATGAAAAAACTTACGAACATGAGGTCTTCCACCTCCGATATCGCGGTCGTGCTTACGCCGCCGAGGGAGTTGACCCTTGAGCTGGCTATAGAGTATATCGGGCCTGATGAACTTGTTGAAGTCACCCCGAAGAGCATACGCCTGCGCAAGAAGATACTGGATACGCTGGCCAGGAAACGCGCCGGCAGGGACAATAAGGAGTAGAGAGATGGCCGCGAATTTTTCTTTTGATATCGTCTCGGAGATAGACCTGCAGGAAGTCGATAACGCCGTAAATCAGGCGAAAAAGGAGCTCTCCCAGAGGTTTGATTTCAGGGGCAGCAAATCCTCCATCGATTATAACCGCGAAGAGAAGAAGATAACCCTTATCGCGGACGACGACTTTAAACTGCGCTCCCTCCAGGATATACTTAACGGCAGGATGATAAAACGCAACATCTCGATCAAGGCCCTTACCTATAAGGAGCCGGAGAAGGCGTTCGAGGGGACGTTCCGCCAGGTGATCGAGCTTGTGAGCGGGTTGGAGCGCGAGAAACAGAAGGAACTGGTGAAAATAATCAGGGACTTAAACTCCAAGATCCAGACCCAGATAGAAGGCGAAAAGATAAAGGTCTCTTCCCCGAAAAAGGACGACCTTCAGACAGTGATAAGCCACCTGCGCAGCATCGATTTTCCCGTCGCCCTGCAATTTACCAATTATCGGTAGTGGCAGACAACCCTGTTTTTGTGATATAATTTCATATTACGACGCGCCCGTAGCTCAACTGGATAGAGCGTTGGTCTACGGAACCAAAGGTTGGGCGTTCGACCCGCCCCGGGCGCGCCATTCTTATTTAAAAATGAGCAAGATCGACGAAATATACATGTCCGAAGCCCTCAAGCAGGCCTACGAGGCGTTCGAGGCCGACGAAGTGCCTGTCGGCGCCGTCATAGTCCACGAGGGGCGGATAATCGCGCGCGCCCACAACCAGATAGAGATGCTCAAGGATCCCACCGCGCACGCGGAGATGATAGCCATTACACAGGCCGCCGCGTATCTCAAAAGCGTGCGGTTGCCCGGATGTTCCATATATGCTACAATTGAACCGTGTTCGATGTGCGCCGGAGCGCTCGTGCTCGCGCGCGTGAAACATATATATTACGGCGCGAAGGACCCTAAGACAGGGGCTTGCGGCTCGGTCTTCAATATCGCAGGGGGCAAGAAACTGAACCACAGGGTCAAGGCTACCGGCGGGATCTTGGCCGAGGACTGCGGGTCATTATTGACGGAATTTTTCAGGAAACAAAGGAAAAAAGGGAAGAAATAGCTTGCGCTATCCCTCGGGACATACCCTCGGGATCCGCTGCGCTTCCTCCAAAATTTAGCTTGCGGAGAGGTGGCTGAGTGGCCGAAAGCAGTCGCCTGCTAAGCGATTGACCCGCGAAAGTGGGTCCCTGGGTTCGAATCCCAGCCTCTCCGCCAGTTTTTGAAGTGAACCGTCCGACGAGAACAGGTGGCGGTTTTGATCTGAGTTGTCATGGACGCGAACCCTAAAGATAATAGGAATCAGCGATGAAGCAGTGGTACGAGTCATTATTTGAAAATTACGCCAAGAAATACGACAAGGAATGCTTTGTCCAGGGGACTGTTGGCGAATGTGATTTTATCGAGCAGGAAATAAGCCGGGATAAATCGCTAAAGATCATCGACATCGGTTGCGGCACTGGTCGCCATTCGATCGAATTGACAAAAAGAGGATATAGCGTAACTGGTGTTGATTTATCCGAGTCACAGCTTATAAGGGCAAAGGAAAAAGCAAAAGAACTTGATCTGAACATTGATTTTCAGAAACATGACGCCAGAAACCTTCCCTTTGAAGGCGAGTTCGATCTGGCGATCATGCTCTGCGAGGGTGGTTTTTCTTTAATGGAAACGGATGAGATGAATTTTGAAATATTAAAGAACGCGACAAAGGCGTTAAAAGATAAAGGCAAGTTTATATTCACGACATTGAACGGGTTATTTCCGCTTTTTCATTCCGTCAAAGAATTTTATGAGTCCGAGGCCAAAGAAGGCAATTCAGCGTGTAAAAATTGTTCTTTCGATCTGATGACGTTCCGGGACCACAACACCGTCGTGTTCGAGGACGATGCGGGAGCTAAAAAGGAATTAACCTGTAACGAGCGCTACTATGTGCCAAGTGAACTCACATGGCTTTTAAAGACGCTGGGGTATAAAAAGATCGATATTTTCGGCGCCAAGCTCGGGGCGTACTCAAGAAACGACAAGCTGACGACAGGGGATTTTGAGATGCTTGTTATTTCTCAAAAGTAGAGATTATTGTTCCGTAAGCATCAATGAAAAGAAGCAAAACAAGAGGCATTTAAGATATTTCTTTGGAAATTAATTATTGATGGGGCAGTCTAATGATATTTTCCAGCCCATGCTTCGCTTGCGGTAGATTTTTATAAGTAACTGTATTTCAGGTAGTTGTAGGGTTCGCATTTCGTCCACGACTACCCGCCAGTTTTGAGGATCAAATGAAAAATTACGCATTCTGCAACACCTGCAAGGATGTAGTTCCGGTAGAGCACGTCGAAAAGGACGGCAAGGTCTACCTCCGGAAAAGCTGCCCCAAGTGCGGCACCGAAGAATACCTTATCTCCAGCGACGCAGGCCTCTATAACAAAAAACGCGATTTCATGAGCATCGAATGCGGCGCCTGCGCGCTCAATTGCCCGTCATGCAACAAGCACAAAGAACCGGACATCGTATTCATAGACACGACCAACCGCTGCAACATGAATTGCCATATCTGCCTAAACAACGTCCTTTCGATGGGGTTCAAGTTCGAGCCGAGGATGGAATATTTCGACAGGATATTCAAGCATTACGCCCACCGCGACCCGAAACCCTACATACAATTATTCGGCGGCGAGCCGACGATGAGGAACGACCTCTTCGATATAATAAAGCTCGGCAAGTCATACGGCTACTCGATGAGGGTGGTCACCAACGGGCTCAAGCTTGCCGACGAGGAATATTGCAACAAGCTTGCCGACCTCGGCGCGATGATAAACATCGCTTTTGACGGCCTCAACCGCGAGATGTACACGAAACTGCGCGGGCATCCCGAGGCGCTCGACCTGAAATTAAAGGCTCTTGGGAACCTCGCCAAGCGAAAGAAGGCCAAGGTCGTCCTGATGAGCGTCGTAGATAAAGAACTGAACAAGAACGACATGGGCGAGTTCCTCAGTTACAGTCTTAAGAACCAGCATGTCATCAGGGGCATATATTTTATGCCTTTGATACACATGTGGGACGCTAAACAGCTCGATTACGACCCGGAGAGGACAACGCACGAGGATGTCGAGCATATGGTCGAGGACGCGGTCGCCGGAGGTAATGTCGAGTTCGTGCCGCTCGGCTCGCTCTTCCTGACGAACCTCTACAAGATCTACGGTATCAAGAATATGCCTTTCCTCGGGGTCCATCCGAACTGCGAAAGCATAACTTATCTTATATCGGACGGCGAGAAATACGTATCTTTCTCGAAGTATCTCAAGACGTCGCTCTTCGCCCTCATAAACGACCTCAGGGCGCTTGAGAAGTTCGCCGCGGGAAAATATAAAGGCGGCAAAGCCGGCTTCTCCGGGAAACTGGCCCTGGACATGAAACTTTTTAATATTTTCAGGAAACACCTTAATTTCGGCGCTATCGTAGGGAAAAAGGGCCCGGCGGCTTATATCAAATGGGCCGGGATGATAGGGAAGCTGCTGACAGGGAAGAAGGCGAAAGAGGTATTAAAGAACGACACCAAACTAAAAGGCGTCCTGCAGATAATGATCCTGCCGTTCGAGGATTCCAAGACGACAGAATCGGAGAGGCTCTCGATGTGTTCCTCGTGTTTTGTTTATGTCGACCCGGACACAGATAAGATCAGGACACTGCCCACCTGCACGTGGGAAAAATACAAGAAACCCATCATGAAGAAGGTCGCCGAGAAGTTCAATGTTTAATAGGACCGTAAAGACTATATGCCCCGCCTGCAACAAGGACCTCGACGGGAAGTATTACGAGGAGGACGGCAAGATCCTTCTCGAAAAGATATGCAGCGAACACGGTAAGGTGGTCGACCTCGTCTCTTCCGACGCAGAGATCTTCAAGGATAAGATCAGCCTCTTCGACCATCTTAAAGATTACGGCTGCGGCATCCCCAAATGCCGCGAGGGTGTCTTTAAATGCGCGGTCCACCAAATGCGCAAATCCGAGCTGTCATTCATCGAGATAACCACCCGCTGTAACATGAAGTGCCCGGTCTGTTACGCCGATGCCGATTCCAAAGGCAAAGACGTCCCGTATGACGACATCGTGCGCATGCTCGAGACGATAGCGAAAGAAGACAAGGATACCCACGTCATACTGACAGGCGGCGAGCCGACGATACATCCGGATTTTTTTAAGATAGTCCAAAAAGTGACAGAGCTCGGGCTCCTGAGGCGTACCTTCATTGCTACAAATTGCATAACAATTGCTAATAAAGATTTTTGTAAAAAGGTATACGACGCCGGAATAAGGAAATTCTACTTAGCCTTCGACGGGACCGACCCGGAGGCCTGTATAAAATTAAGGGGAAGCCTTATCGCGTACGAATCCGTGCGCAAGGCGCTGCAGAATATCCGCGAGTTGGGCAAGGCATGGATAATACTTTCGTTTACCACATCGAAAGAATGGAACCTTAACAATCTTCCGGAAGCGATAAAGTTCGCGATGGACAACCAGGACGTCGTCAAGCGCGTTATGGTGACGACCGAGTGTTATTCCGGCCGCGTTACTGATATAAAGGACCTGGTCAATAAAAGGCTTACCGGCGACTGCGTGGAAAAATTCCTCTGCGAAAAGATCGGAGCGAAGGCGATCACTTTTCCGCTCGCTGCCATTTATATTTTGATGAAACCGCTTAAATACGCGGGACTAATAGATGCGGGTAAATCGGCCTCATCGAATTTCAGCCCGATGTGCGGGCAGATGGGCATGATAATTTCGGAAAAAGGCAAATTATATTCGATGGTCGACCTCGTGGTGAACGACCCGCGCAAAAATATTTACAAATGCGGAAGGGAGATAGACGCGCTCGCGGAAAAGATGGAAAAAGCAAACCGCCTGGCGGTATTCCTCTGGTACCTGCCGGCATATTTCTTCACTTTATTAAAATACATCAACAAGAAATTCCTTTTAAAGGCGATCGGGGCTTCGATCGCGTGCGGATTCAACTCCAAGAAGATCGCGAAGGCCATCCTCGGGGAAAAAAGAGTGGAACTTTATTACCTTTTGGGTTCGGATAAATATAATTTCGTTTGGGACAGGATGCCGTACTGCGCGACCCACCATTACCGCATCCACCCGACGACAAAAGAGATCATAAAAGTCCCCGGATGCCTTGTTTTCGCCTTCAGGGAAGAGCTCCAAAATTATTAATTGACTAATCTATTTATTAGGATTACAATTTAGGCTGTTACTTGTCATCATAAGGAAATTATTTTAATGTCTTATATAGTCTTCGCACGCAAATGGCGGCCGAAAGACTTCGATAGCGTCCTTGGTCAAGAGCATGTCACGACCACCCTCAGGAACGCGATAGCCCAGAACAGGGTCGCCCACGCGTACATCTTTTCCGGCCCTCGAGGTGTAGGAAAAACTACTACCGCGCGCATATTCGCCATGGCCCTGAACTGCAAGAACGGGCCCACGAAGGAGCCGTGCGGCGCCTGCGACTCCTGCAAGGAGATATCGAACGGCACGAACCTCGATGTCATCGAGATAGACGGCGCCTCGAACCGCGGCATCGACGAGGTCCGCGCCCTGCGCGAAAATATCAAGTTTGCCCCGACCCGCGGCAAATATAAAGTCTACATCATCGACGAAGTCCATATGCTCACCGAGGAGGCCTTCAACGCCCTGTTGAAGACGCTCGAGGAGCCGCCGGCGCACGCGATATTCATCTTCGCGACGACGCGCCCGTATAAAGTCCCCTCGACGATATTGTCACGCTGCCAGAGATTTGACTTCAAGCGCCTTACCGTAAACGAGATCACAGGAAAACTTAAAGAGATAGC
This genomic window contains:
- a CDS encoding class I SAM-dependent methyltransferase; amino-acid sequence: MKQWYESLFENYAKKYDKECFVQGTVGECDFIEQEISRDKSLKIIDIGCGTGRHSIELTKRGYSVTGVDLSESQLIRAKEKAKELDLNIDFQKHDARNLPFEGEFDLAIMLCEGGFSLMETDEMNFEILKNATKALKDKGKFIFTTLNGLFPLFHSVKEFYESEAKEGNSACKNCSFDLMTFRDHNTVVFEDDAGAKKELTCNERYYVPSELTWLLKTLGYKKIDIFGAKLGAYSRNDKLTTGDFEMLVISQK
- the tadA gene encoding tRNA adenosine(34) deaminase TadA, whose amino-acid sequence is MSKIDEIYMSEALKQAYEAFEADEVPVGAVIVHEGRIIARAHNQIEMLKDPTAHAEMIAITQAAAYLKSVRLPGCSIYATIEPCSMCAGALVLARVKHIYYGAKDPKTGACGSVFNIAGGKKLNHRVKATGGILAEDCGSLLTEFFRKQRKKGKK
- the typA gene encoding translational GTPase TypA translates to MIKQENIRNIAIIAHVDHGKTTLVDAILRQTHVQRNIEEMGECIMDSMDLERERGITIRAKNASVTYKGVKINIVDTPGHADFGGEVERILRMVDGVLLLVDAKDGPMPQTRFVLRKALELGLKAIVVINKVDLADAQIDDVLNRTFDLFVELNASDKQLDFPIIYASAIRGTATVDMRLPSENISPLLDTIIKKVDPPSVDPKAPLQILILALLGDFYKGKMGIGKITGGSLKVGSNAALIRKDGSKTVSKITAILTYEGLERIERESAIAGEIVAVAGFNDIGIGDTITDPENPVPLTPPEIDEPTVQMTFGVNKSPFAGREGKFVTSRAIRDRLFKETETNVSLRINETEASDTFLVSGRGELHLAILVEQMRREGFELQVSQPEVIYHEKGGIKQEPFEFLAIEVPAEYQGSVIEEVGRRKGKLKHVSQSATGSLHLEYQISTRGIIGLKGALMTKTRGMAVINHVFDEYKPVEEGAFNTGSRGSLVAIEPGVSTAYALENAQQRGELFIGPNVEVYEGMIVGENPRGEDMPLSPCKMKKLTNMRSSTSDIAVVLTPPRELTLELAIEYIGPDELVEVTPKSIRLRKKILDTLARKRAGRDNKE
- a CDS encoding radical SAM protein, producing MKNYAFCNTCKDVVPVEHVEKDGKVYLRKSCPKCGTEEYLISSDAGLYNKKRDFMSIECGACALNCPSCNKHKEPDIVFIDTTNRCNMNCHICLNNVLSMGFKFEPRMEYFDRIFKHYAHRDPKPYIQLFGGEPTMRNDLFDIIKLGKSYGYSMRVVTNGLKLADEEYCNKLADLGAMINIAFDGLNREMYTKLRGHPEALDLKLKALGNLAKRKKAKVVLMSVVDKELNKNDMGEFLSYSLKNQHVIRGIYFMPLIHMWDAKQLDYDPERTTHEDVEHMVEDAVAGGNVEFVPLGSLFLTNLYKIYGIKNMPFLGVHPNCESITYLISDGEKYVSFSKYLKTSLFALINDLRALEKFAAGKYKGGKAGFSGKLALDMKLFNIFRKHLNFGAIVGKKGPAAYIKWAGMIGKLLTGKKAKEVLKNDTKLKGVLQIMILPFEDSKTTESERLSMCSSCFVYVDPDTDKIRTLPTCTWEKYKKPIMKKVAEKFNV
- a CDS encoding YajQ family cyclic di-GMP-binding protein, whose translation is MAANFSFDIVSEIDLQEVDNAVNQAKKELSQRFDFRGSKSSIDYNREEKKITLIADDDFKLRSLQDILNGRMIKRNISIKALTYKEPEKAFEGTFRQVIELVSGLEREKQKELVKIIRDLNSKIQTQIEGEKIKVSSPKKDDLQTVISHLRSIDFPVALQFTNYR